The nucleotide window GATCTGCGCCTCAACAGCAGTCGGCGCTTCCATcaggtcgtcgtcttcacGTCGGCGCTCAGTTGAGCGTGATCCGATGCGCGGTGTAGACGGCCACAGCTGCCGGCTATGGTTGCCAGACGTGGGCCTCGCGAACGGCCGAGGCTGCCTTCTCTTGGCCTCCTTAGGTCCCTTGAACGTGCCAGAAGCAGTGACCCTGCGTCTAACAAGCTCATACAGTTGGATTGCCCCTACAATGGGCAGGTGTGTGACCTTGAGCAGGACGATGCGGCCCTGGCGAAACTTGTCATCCCGGCGGAAAATGAGACGGAGAGGCCGGAATATcgccagggcgaggaggttGAAGGGAGGGTAGAAATGCGTAAGCCTATTACTTGTGGACGCCTCCAAGACGTAGACGCTATAAACATAGAGATACTCCTCCTTTGCGTGAGTGATGACGCGGGAGAAGCTGTTGGACAGCATACCCGTGAGGGAGCCAGTCAGAAGAATGGATGAGAGGGTGATGAAGATGATCATCAGCGGCGGTCCGAAGATGGGGTCAATCTGGTTCATGATCTCGAAGCCGACGTAGCTGGAGCCAAAGAAGATCTTGGTAAGGATACCTGTCATCCTGCCAAGGCCAAAGGTATCACGGCCGACGAGTGAAAAGGTGGTCAGGAAGCCAAAGtagatgatgacgacgagcaccatGAACTTGAGGAAGTCCTTGCCCATCTCCTTGAGACAGGGAATCAAGGTACCCCAGTACGGACTCAAGCTCAGGATGGAGCAGATACGAGGCATCATAAATAATGCCTCCAGGGAGAGCACGTTGAATGCGACATCGGTAAGCTGCTTGTCTTGCTGTGTGATTCCAATGATCCCTGGCCTTGGTGAGCAGGTGTTCTAAAAAGCCCATTACCAGAAACTTACTGAGAACGCCGAAGGTGAAGCCGATGAAGATCATTATCATGTCAAACAAGTTCCATATATCTGTGGTGTAGAAGACGGACccggcatccatccattcgGTCAGTTCATCATAGAAAAAGGCCGCAATCCACAGATATAGGATGGTTTCCGTGACGGTAAtgtgctcctcgtcgcgtACGATGAGCACCG belongs to Purpureocillium takamizusanense chromosome 1, complete sequence and includes:
- a CDS encoding uncharacterized protein (COG:S~TransMembrane:8 (i282-300o306-322i343-362o382-401i413-434o440-460i472-494o529-548i)~EggNog:ENOG503NUA0); amino-acid sequence: MPIRVRSKAQPVRDMSPVSARMDFDLPDIAEDDSFRQVVRKLSTYFYDAIELPSTFEQLRTTAAGNCIRVLVDHLNNTCTNPAIVNALLALKWHYAADSEHQGLGEARSNACEIVAWRFLSRLSEREAMNYCLYEIPDPKGDEDEPPVERDQEAGETSPLLPRILPSTGDDAGQRPAGSSAKKATLLSSLSRLTNASEEASDDLDPTIAFKGLNALEIAAIADAKRFLSQHAVQKIITGIWNGDIVFWDSLSVHASKKHKYYNPQKSDPFSRLRVPKYLKSWEVLFFAVFLGLYYTVLIVRDEEHITVTETILYLWIAAFFYDELTEWMDAGSVFYTTDIWNLFDMIMIFIGFTFGVLRIIGITQQDKQLTDVAFNVLSLEALFMMPRICSILSLSPYWGTLIPCLKEMGKDFLKFMVLVVIIYFGFLTTFSLVGRDTFGLGRMTGILTKIFFGSSYVGFEIMNQIDPIFGPPLMIIFITLSSILLTGSLTGMLSNSFSRVITHAKEEYLYVYSVYVLEASTSNRLTHFYPPFNLLALAIFRPLRLIFRRDDKFRQGRIVLLKVTHLPIVGAIQLYELVRRRVTASGTFKGPKEAKRRQPRPFARPTSGNHSRQLWPSTPRIGSRSTERRREDDDLMEAPTAVEAQILELTSKIEKLTAAVMALQESPSASKVTSENLSASAS